In the genome of Thermocrinis sp., the window TGAAACTACAAACTATAAGAGGGAAATACTAACAAACACTAAAGATCCCACAGATAACCTGTTATGATGATTACATGCGGTTTAGGGTGAGGCTTGTTAGGGCTACGGAAGATAATTTGCCTATAAGTGTAGATTACAGAAGAAGGTTTATATCCCTTTTGAAGAAAATTTTTGGAGAAGAGTTTGAGGAGGAAAGACCAAAGCCTTACACCTTTGCGGTGTATTTGGGGAAAAGTGCAAAGATTGAAGGGGAGCGTATAAAAGATGTGGAGGCTATAAACTTTAGATTTTCCACGGGAGATTCTGAAACTGCCATATCCTTTTACAACGGAACGCTGAAGCTTATTAAAGAGAACTACCTTCACGATATGAACCCAAAGCTTGGAAGTGTGTATTTTAGGATTGTTGATGTGGATGTTGAGAAAGAAAATGAACCTACGGGCTTTTTTAAGACGCTGTCTCCGGTGGTGGTAGAAAGAGCGGTAAATTCTAAAAATCCAGAAGAAAAATATACTACACCAAAGGACAGGGATTTTAAATGGTGGCTTTTAGAAAACACTCAAAGGCGCTACAGGTCCGTAGTTGGAAAAGATTTAGAATTAAAAACCTTTGAGTTTGAGCCAATAAGCATAAAGGAAGAGTTTATAAAACACTATGGAGGATATATCAGAAGCTTTTTGGGAAGGTTCAAACTTCACACAGAAAGCAAGGAGCTTTTGAAGTTTGTTTATCAGTACGGCTTGGGGGTTAGAACAGGTCAGGGCTTTGGCTATTTGGAATGTATGCTATAATCCTATTTATCCCCTTGGGGTGAGCTTGAGGGTCCTTTTGAGACCCTTGTCAAATTGGCAACTGAATAAGGCTTTGGGATCTCCTAAGGGAGGTGCTCCTCTGCCTTCACAACTC includes:
- the cas6 gene encoding CRISPR-associated endoribonuclease Cas6, which encodes MRFRVRLVRATEDNLPISVDYRRRFISLLKKIFGEEFEEERPKPYTFAVYLGKSAKIEGERIKDVEAINFRFSTGDSETAISFYNGTLKLIKENYLHDMNPKLGSVYFRIVDVDVEKENEPTGFFKTLSPVVVERAVNSKNPEEKYTTPKDRDFKWWLLENTQRRYRSVVGKDLELKTFEFEPISIKEEFIKHYGGYIRSFLGRFKLHTESKELLKFVYQYGLGVRTGQGFGYLECML